In Sulfitobacter albidus, the following proteins share a genomic window:
- a CDS encoding ATP-binding cassette domain-containing protein, with protein sequence MTELVLEFEGLRCGYADTEILHGVSGSLKQGQTLGLFGRNGVGKTTLCRALTGALPLLSGEIKLGGQPLDRQPAFARRRKGISYMPQTGMVFDNLSVRENLSLARSDLQVAPYFERFPRLAERLDQLAGSMSGGERKILSFVRVMLEESVVAILDEPSEGVQPENIENMQQCMLEKQKLGCSFILVEQNVNMLMTASDALLGLDSGRTVYEADGPNFDRDEIVSVLTV encoded by the coding sequence ATGACTGAGTTGGTTCTGGAATTTGAAGGCCTGCGCTGCGGATATGCAGATACTGAAATCCTGCATGGCGTCAGTGGCAGCCTGAAGCAAGGCCAGACATTGGGTTTGTTTGGGAGAAATGGTGTCGGCAAAACAACGCTGTGTCGCGCTCTCACAGGGGCACTTCCGTTACTGTCGGGTGAGATCAAGCTGGGAGGTCAGCCTCTCGATAGGCAACCCGCATTTGCGCGGCGTCGCAAAGGGATCAGTTACATGCCGCAGACTGGAATGGTTTTCGACAACCTTTCGGTGCGAGAGAATCTGTCCTTGGCAAGGTCAGACTTGCAGGTCGCCCCCTACTTCGAGAGGTTCCCGCGCCTGGCGGAGCGGTTGGACCAGCTGGCGGGTTCGATGTCCGGAGGCGAACGCAAAATCCTGTCTTTTGTTCGCGTGATGCTCGAAGAAAGCGTGGTCGCAATTCTGGACGAGCCATCCGAGGGCGTACAACCCGAGAACATCGAAAACATGCAGCAGTGCATGCTCGAAAAACAGAAACTCGGCTGTTCCTTCATCCTTGTGGAGCAGAACGTAAACATGTTGATGACCGCATCCGACGCCCTTCTCGGTCTCGACTCCGGACGCACCGTGTATGAGGCTGATGGCCCCAACTTCGACCGGGACGAAATTGTCTCTGTCCTGACGGTTTAG
- a CDS encoding GNAT family N-acetyltransferase translates to MYELRPEVPDDHWEVEALYDTCFAPGRTALSSYRLREGRDPVTGLSLVARDESGILGGAIRYWSVSVGGAAALLLGPVAVHPTRQGEGLGALLIASSLERAAPLGWTRVMLVGDAPYYGRYGFTRLDGVEMPPPTNPDRVLGRALLPGAWDRVRGAVHPG, encoded by the coding sequence ATGTATGAGCTTCGCCCCGAGGTGCCGGACGATCATTGGGAGGTCGAGGCGCTGTATGATACCTGCTTTGCGCCGGGCCGCACGGCGCTGTCGTCGTACCGTCTGCGCGAGGGGCGCGACCCTGTGACGGGGCTGTCGCTGGTGGCGCGCGATGAAAGCGGGATACTGGGCGGGGCGATCCGCTATTGGTCGGTCAGCGTGGGCGGGGCGGCGGCGCTGCTGCTGGGGCCGGTGGCCGTACACCCCACGCGGCAGGGCGAAGGACTGGGTGCGCTGCTCATTGCCAGCTCGCTGGAGCGCGCAGCACCCCTGGGATGGACCCGCGTGATGCTGGTAGGGGATGCGCCCTATTACGGGCGCTACGGGTTTACCCGGCTCGACGGGGTCGAGATGCCGCCGCCCACAAACCCCGACCGCGTTCTGGGCCGCGCGCTGCTGCCCGGTGCGTGGGACAGGGTACGCGGCGCGGTGCATCCGGGCTAG
- a CDS encoding flavin reductase family protein: MFYRPADGHGLPHNPFNAVVTPRPIGWISTRDAQGRDNLAPYSFFNGVAYTPPQVMFASTGVKDDADGTKDSMLNIRNTGVFCVNIVEYAAREAMNASAKMLPHGTDEFAHAGLEREECSEIACARVKGAPAALECRMTQIVKIEGETNYVCFGEVIGVHLRDDCLVDGMFDVTKYEPLSRLGYRDYTAVREVFSMARPDD, encoded by the coding sequence ATGTTCTACCGCCCCGCCGACGGCCACGGCCTGCCGCATAACCCGTTCAACGCCGTCGTGACTCCCCGGCCCATCGGCTGGATCTCGACCCGCGACGCACAGGGGCGCGACAATCTTGCGCCCTATTCGTTTTTCAACGGTGTGGCCTATACGCCGCCGCAGGTCATGTTCGCCTCAACCGGCGTGAAGGACGACGCCGACGGCACCAAGGACAGCATGCTCAACATCCGCAACACCGGGGTTTTCTGCGTGAATATCGTCGAATACGCGGCCCGCGAGGCGATGAATGCCTCGGCCAAGATGCTGCCGCACGGCACCGATGAATTCGCCCACGCCGGTCTTGAGCGCGAAGAGTGCAGCGAGATCGCTTGCGCGCGGGTCAAAGGCGCGCCCGCCGCCCTCGAATGCCGCATGACGCAGATCGTCAAGATCGAGGGCGAGACGAACTATGTCTGCTTTGGCGAGGTCATCGGCGTGCATCTGCGCGACGACTGCCTTGTGGACGGGATGTTCGACGTGACCAAATACGAACCTCTCAGCCGTCTGGGATATCGCGATTACACCGCCGTGCGCGAGGTGTTTTCGATGGCCCGTCCCGACGACTGA
- a CDS encoding ATP-binding protein, with translation MRRGSHGGLGLGLPLTRKLVELHGGELEIEAAPTGTTARVRLPKWRRQMPQ, from the coding sequence ATACGGCGCGGCAGCCACGGCGGGCTGGGCCTTGGCCTGCCGCTGACGCGCAAGCTGGTAGAGCTGCACGGCGGCGAGCTGGAGATCGAAGCGGCGCCCACGGGCACCACCGCGCGCGTCCGCCTGCCCAAATGGCGCCGCCAGATGCCGCAGTAG
- a CDS encoding GAF domain-containing sensor histidine kinase → MRTHPIPFNEESRVRAVREVPGLTRENHAVFDAICEAAAALLECPIAHISVVEEATQWYKSVIGIELGEMPKNNSFCTHTIMSDAPMVVPDLSAEARFAEHPMVAAGGPQARFYAGVPLVLSSGFRFGSLCALDLAPHGAPDDRQMTVLRHLGDAVVAALEKPVPGPAAPPPSEAHRNFLTLVGHELRTPLTVMRGALQLIEARLDDPINTTLASSARKSTEHLTDLVETILRYSDVSTGDLSLHEGPVDMKALLERLYLAHVTSVDEVNKLLDRPECRLPEPLVVDEGHLRISITSLLLNAVLHGGDHIRIAAGLNTDGNVEITVHDNGAMAEGVEIDALYAPFSVAGGMSYGAAATAGWALACR, encoded by the coding sequence ATGCGAACACATCCCATCCCCTTTAACGAGGAATCCCGCGTGCGTGCCGTGCGCGAGGTGCCCGGGCTTACCCGTGAGAACCACGCGGTATTCGATGCCATCTGCGAGGCGGCGGCGGCGTTGCTGGAGTGCCCCATCGCGCATATCAGCGTCGTGGAGGAAGCGACGCAGTGGTATAAATCCGTCATCGGGATCGAACTGGGCGAGATGCCCAAGAACAATTCCTTCTGCACCCACACGATCATGTCGGACGCGCCCATGGTGGTGCCGGATCTGAGCGCCGAGGCGCGGTTTGCCGAGCATCCGATGGTCGCCGCTGGCGGGCCGCAGGCGCGGTTTTACGCGGGCGTGCCGCTGGTGCTGTCGTCGGGGTTCCGCTTTGGCAGCCTGTGCGCGCTGGATCTGGCGCCCCATGGCGCGCCGGACGACCGGCAGATGACGGTGCTGCGGCATCTGGGCGATGCGGTCGTTGCGGCGCTGGAGAAACCCGTGCCCGGCCCCGCCGCTCCGCCACCGTCTGAGGCGCACCGCAATTTCCTGACGCTGGTGGGCCACGAGCTGCGCACGCCGCTGACGGTGATGCGGGGCGCCTTGCAGCTGATCGAGGCGCGGCTGGACGATCCGATCAACACCACGCTCGCCAGCTCTGCGCGCAAATCCACCGAGCATCTGACCGATCTGGTTGAAACGATCCTGCGCTACAGCGATGTCAGCACGGGCGATCTGTCGCTGCACGAGGGACCGGTGGATATGAAGGCGCTTTTGGAGCGGTTGTATCTGGCCCATGTGACCAGCGTCGATGAGGTCAACAAGCTGCTCGACCGGCCCGAATGCCGGTTGCCGGAACCGCTTGTCGTGGACGAGGGGCATCTGCGCATCTCGATCACGTCGCTGTTGCTGAACGCGGTGCTGCACGGGGGCGATCACATCCGCATTGCCGCGGGCCTCAACACCGATGGCAACGTAGAGATCACCGTGCACGACAATGGCGCGATGGCCGAAGGTGTCGAGATCGACGCGCTCTATGCGCCGTTCTCTGTCGCGGGGGGGATGTCATACGGCGCGGCAGCCACGGCGGGCTGGGCCTTGGCCTGCCGCTGA
- a CDS encoding SulP family inorganic anion transporter, with translation MARSVFRSFTENLTPRNLDVTDLRWMGEDGFSVGRMRIELLSGLTVALALVPEAVAFAFVAGVHPLVGLYAAFIVGLITALIGGRPGMISGATGALAVVMVALVSQHGVEYLFATVVLMGLLQIFAGVMQWGKFIRLVPHPVMLGFVNGLAIVIFLAQLGQFKVPGTMVDTGHGMGGGEWLSGLPLALMLTLVAATMAIIWVMPRITKLVPAPLAGIGIVAAVVIFTGMDVPRVGDLASIQGGLPSFHNPFGTGVGLYGTMLAPLTLETFYIILPYAVILAAIGLIESLLTLNLVGDMTNQRGGASQECVAQGVANTVTGFFGGMGGCAMIGQSMINVKSGGRTRVAGIAAAVFLLLFIVVAAPLIELIPLAALVGVMFMVVIGTFAWNSLTILRKVPLMDAFVILLVTVVTVYKDLAVAVVVGVIVSALAYAWNNARRIYAKTHITPEGAKIYEVQGPLFFGSADGFAELFDVRGDPMEVIVDFEGSRVVDQSALQAIEAIAGKYEDAGKRLQLRHLSRDCHALLTKAGHLMVDSDDDPEYQLAVNYQVRTGVLGGH, from the coding sequence ATGGCGCGCAGTGTCTTTCGTTCGTTCACCGAAAATCTGACCCCCCGAAACCTCGATGTGACCGATCTGCGGTGGATGGGGGAGGATGGGTTTTCCGTCGGGCGGATGCGGATCGAGTTGCTGTCGGGTCTGACGGTGGCGCTGGCACTGGTGCCCGAGGCGGTGGCGTTCGCCTTTGTCGCGGGGGTGCACCCGCTGGTGGGGCTCTATGCGGCATTCATCGTGGGGCTGATCACGGCGCTGATCGGCGGCCGGCCCGGCATGATCTCGGGCGCGACGGGGGCGCTGGCGGTGGTCATGGTGGCGCTGGTGAGCCAGCACGGGGTGGAATACCTGTTTGCGACCGTGGTGCTGATGGGTCTGTTGCAGATCTTTGCCGGCGTGATGCAATGGGGAAAATTCATTCGGCTGGTGCCGCATCCGGTGATGCTGGGATTTGTGAACGGTCTGGCGATCGTGATTTTTCTGGCGCAGCTGGGGCAGTTCAAGGTGCCGGGCACCATGGTCGATACCGGGCACGGCATGGGCGGGGGCGAATGGCTGTCCGGTCTGCCGCTGGCGCTGATGCTGACGCTGGTTGCGGCAACCATGGCGATCATCTGGGTGATGCCGCGCATCACCAAGCTGGTGCCGGCACCGCTGGCAGGCATCGGGATTGTTGCGGCGGTCGTGATCTTTACCGGGATGGACGTGCCGCGCGTGGGCGATCTGGCCTCGATCCAGGGCGGGTTGCCGTCGTTCCACAATCCGTTCGGCACCGGCGTGGGGCTCTACGGGACGATGCTGGCGCCGCTGACCCTTGAGACCTTCTATATCATCCTGCCCTACGCTGTGATTTTGGCCGCGATTGGTCTGATCGAAAGCCTGCTGACGCTGAACCTCGTGGGCGACATGACCAACCAGCGCGGCGGTGCTAGTCAGGAATGCGTGGCGCAGGGTGTGGCCAATACCGTCACCGGTTTCTTTGGCGGCATGGGGGGCTGTGCGATGATCGGCCAGTCGATGATCAACGTGAAATCGGGCGGGCGCACCCGCGTGGCCGGGATCGCGGCGGCGGTGTTCCTGTTGCTGTTCATCGTGGTGGCCGCCCCGCTGATCGAGCTTATTCCGTTGGCGGCGCTTGTGGGCGTGATGTTCATGGTGGTGATCGGCACCTTTGCCTGGAACAGCCTGACCATCCTGCGCAAGGTGCCGCTGATGGATGCGTTCGTGATCCTGCTGGTGACGGTCGTGACCGTTTACAAGGATCTGGCGGTGGCGGTGGTCGTCGGCGTGATCGTCAGCGCGCTGGCCTATGCATGGAACAACGCGCGCCGGATCTACGCCAAGACCCATATCACCCCCGAGGGCGCCAAGATCTACGAGGTGCAGGGGCCGCTGTTCTTTGGCTCTGCCGACGGGTTTGCGGAGCTGTTCGACGTGCGGGGCGATCCGATGGAAGTAATCGTGGATTTCGAGGGCAGCCGGGTCGTGGATCAATCCGCGCTTCAGGCGATCGAGGCGATTGCGGGCAAATACGAGGACGCGGGCAAGCGGTTGCAGCTGCGCCATCTGAGCCGCGATTGCCATGCGTTGCTGACCAAGGCCGGGCACCTGATGGTCGACAGCGACGATGACCCCGAATACCAACTGGCGGTGAATTATCAGGTCCGCACCGGGGTTCTGGGCGGGCACTGA
- a CDS encoding S-methyl-5'-thioadenosine phosphorylase, with protein MTATKIAVIGGSGIYDIDGLQGAEWVTVKTPWGAPSDAILTGTLDGVEMAFLPRHGRGHVHSPSTVPYRANIDALKRIGCTDVISVSACGSFRDEMAPGDFVIVDQFIDRTFAREKSFFGTGCVAHVSVAHPTCPRLGAACLEAARDAGITVHDGGTYLAMEGPQFSTLAESRMYRESWGADVIGMTNMPEAKLAREAELCYASVAMITDYDSWHPDHGEVDVTEIIKTLMGNAEKGRDLVRRLPALLGADRAPCPHGCDRALEYAILTQEGARDPALMAKLDAVAGRML; from the coding sequence ATGACCGCCACAAAAATCGCCGTGATCGGCGGCTCCGGCATTTACGACATCGACGGGTTGCAGGGGGCCGAATGGGTCACCGTGAAAACCCCTTGGGGCGCGCCCTCCGACGCGATCCTCACGGGCACGCTCGACGGGGTCGAGATGGCGTTCCTGCCGCGGCACGGGCGCGGCCATGTGCACTCCCCCAGTACCGTGCCCTACCGCGCGAATATCGACGCGCTCAAGCGGATCGGCTGCACCGATGTGATCTCTGTCTCCGCCTGCGGCAGCTTCCGTGATGAGATGGCGCCGGGCGATTTTGTCATTGTAGATCAATTCATTGACCGCACCTTTGCCCGCGAAAAATCGTTTTTCGGCACCGGCTGCGTGGCCCATGTCAGCGTCGCCCACCCCACCTGCCCGCGCCTTGGCGCAGCTTGCCTTGAGGCCGCGCGCGACGCGGGCATCACCGTGCACGACGGCGGCACCTATCTGGCGATGGAAGGCCCGCAATTCTCCACCCTCGCCGAATCCAGGATGTACCGCGAAAGCTGGGGCGCGGATGTCATCGGCATGACCAACATGCCCGAGGCGAAACTCGCCCGCGAGGCCGAGCTGTGCTATGCCTCCGTCGCGATGATCACCGATTACGACAGCTGGCACCCCGATCATGGCGAGGTGGATGTTACTGAAATCATTAAAACTTTGATGGGCAACGCCGAGAAGGGCCGCGATCTGGTGCGCCGCCTGCCCGCCCTTCTGGGTGCCGACCGCGCGCCCTGCCCGCACGGATGCGACCGCGCGCTGGAATACGCGATCCTGACCCAGGAAGGCGCGCGCGACCCCGCGCTGATGGCCAAGCTTGACGCCGTCGCGGGCCGGATGCTCTGA
- a CDS encoding DUF2927 domain-containing protein, with product MRSEGPLDDTAFYRLVACAAPPDQPCAKPFIRWGKSVVTVGLVTRDPAYLGGKLKRAEASVERAIQRLNATGMAVQLNASDDTPDIAIHLLDTPRGAQMQGTGTPLDGLTLANALTRLTVRAGTIERAHIAFSNTMTRRQYESVMLEEIMQALGLITDIENPYYRSRSILSQNADNRLKRLGEQDIMALRRHYPPA from the coding sequence GTGCGCAGCGAGGGCCCCCTCGACGATACCGCGTTCTACCGGCTTGTCGCCTGTGCGGCTCCGCCGGATCAACCCTGCGCCAAGCCTTTCATAAGATGGGGAAAATCCGTCGTCACCGTGGGGCTTGTGACCCGCGATCCCGCCTATCTGGGCGGCAAGCTCAAGCGCGCGGAAGCCTCGGTCGAACGCGCCATCCAGCGCCTCAACGCCACCGGCATGGCCGTGCAGCTGAACGCCTCCGACGATACCCCCGACATCGCCATTCACCTGCTCGACACCCCGCGCGGAGCGCAGATGCAGGGCACCGGCACCCCGCTCGACGGGCTGACGCTTGCCAACGCGCTCACCCGCCTCACGGTCCGCGCGGGTACCATCGAGCGCGCCCATATCGCGTTCTCGAACACCATGACCCGGCGCCAATACGAATCCGTCATGCTCGAAGAAATCATGCAGGCGCTCGGCCTCATCACCGACATCGAAAACCCCTATTACCGCAGCCGTTCCATCCTGTCGCAGAATGCCGATAACAGACTGAAAAGACTGGGCGAACAGGATATCATGGCGCTCCGGCGCCACTACCCCCCAGCTTAA
- a CDS encoding LysE family translocator, whose amino-acid sequence MPFDLWLTFLAASTALLLIPGPTVLLVLSYALSKGRSVALASAAGVAVGDLIAMNASLAGLGALVLASATAFTILKWIGAAYLIWLGIKLIRSAPTTGLSVPQTDTITARRVFTHTAAVTALNPKSIAFFIAFVPQFIRPDAALAPQFTILIASFVGLAALNALAYALAADRLRTVIARPSILAWITRAGGAALVTMGVLTATLRRSTP is encoded by the coding sequence ATGCCCTTTGACCTCTGGCTCACGTTTCTTGCCGCCTCCACGGCGCTGCTGCTCATCCCCGGACCGACGGTTCTGCTGGTCCTGAGCTATGCGCTGAGCAAGGGGCGCTCGGTCGCGCTCGCCTCTGCCGCGGGGGTTGCGGTGGGCGATCTGATCGCCATGAACGCCTCGCTTGCGGGGCTGGGCGCGCTGGTGCTGGCCTCCGCCACGGCGTTCACGATTCTCAAATGGATCGGTGCCGCCTATCTCATCTGGCTCGGGATCAAGCTCATCCGCTCCGCCCCCACGACCGGGCTGAGCGTGCCACAGACCGACACGATCACCGCGCGCCGCGTGTTCACGCATACCGCCGCCGTCACCGCGCTCAATCCCAAATCCATCGCGTTCTTCATCGCCTTCGTGCCGCAGTTCATCCGCCCCGACGCCGCCCTCGCCCCGCAGTTCACAATCCTGATCGCGAGCTTCGTGGGGCTTGCGGCGCTGAACGCTTTGGCCTACGCGCTGGCTGCCGACCGTCTGCGGACGGTGATCGCAAGGCCCTCGATCCTGGCCTGGATCACCCGCGCGGGCGGCGCCGCGCTTGTCACGATGGGCGTGTTGACAGCCACCCTGCGCCGGAGCACACCATGA
- a CDS encoding adenine phosphoribosyltransferase, translated as MKSVQDYIRTIPDFPHEGIMFRDVTTLFADPRGFRMAIDQMLHPYAGVAIDKVVGLEARGFIMGGAIAHQLSIGFVPIRKKGKLPGKTLSQDYKLEYGEATMEIHDDAIKPGERVLVVDDLLATGGTAEAGIKLLEKLGAEIVSTSFIIDLPELGGRKRLEAMGMDVQALCAFDGL; from the coding sequence ATGAAATCGGTCCAAGACTACATTCGCACCATCCCCGACTTCCCGCACGAGGGGATCATGTTTCGCGATGTCACGACGCTTTTTGCCGATCCGCGCGGGTTCCGCATGGCGATCGACCAGATGCTGCACCCCTACGCGGGCGTCGCCATCGACAAGGTCGTGGGCCTTGAGGCGCGCGGCTTCATCATGGGCGGGGCGATTGCGCATCAGCTCTCCATCGGTTTCGTCCCCATCCGCAAGAAGGGGAAGTTGCCCGGCAAGACCCTGAGCCAGGACTACAAACTGGAATACGGCGAGGCCACGATGGAGATCCACGACGACGCGATCAAACCCGGCGAGCGGGTGTTGGTCGTCGACGATCTGCTCGCCACCGGCGGCACGGCGGAGGCGGGGATCAAGCTGCTGGAGAAGCTCGGCGCCGAAATCGTATCGACCTCCTTCATCATTGACCTGCCCGAACTGGGTGGGCGCAAGCGGCTGGAGGCCATGGGCATGGACGTGCAGGCGCTCTGCGCCTTTGACGGGCTCTAG
- a CDS encoding FAD-binding oxidoreductase — MDLNPATPAFAQTLAAALPEGTIDTPEARYLEEPRGRYAGQAGVLARPRSAQEVATLIRMAGEARVGVVPYGGGTGLVGGQVAPEGAAPLILSLERMTAIRDVLPEENVLVAEAGVILADIQKAAEDAGRLFPLSLAAEGSARIGGNLATNAGGTGVLRYGNARDLCLGLEAVLPDGQIWHGLTRLRKNNTGYDLRHLLIGAEGTLGVITAAALKLSPRPARTGTALLVIRDAAAALSLLALARDQMGETVSAFELIHRQGFDFLAETMPEVRIPFDTIPEWSVLIEVGTSAALDPAQALEALFAAALEDGLVSDGLIAQSAQQGRDFWTIRESIPEANRRIGSVSSHDISVPLGAIPGFIGEAGERLAKLGDFRINCFGHVGDGNLHYNVFPQPGRSRADHKNQRDAIKTCVHDLVHELGGSVSAEHGVGRLKVGDLERYTDPAKLSAMRAIKAALDPRGIMNPGAVLRAV, encoded by the coding sequence ATGGACCTCAACCCCGCCACCCCCGCCTTTGCTCAGACCCTCGCCGCCGCGTTGCCGGAGGGCACGATTGACACCCCCGAGGCGCGATACCTCGAAGAGCCGCGCGGGCGCTACGCGGGGCAGGCGGGTGTGCTGGCACGCCCCCGCAGCGCGCAAGAGGTCGCGACCCTGATCCGCATGGCCGGTGAGGCGCGCGTCGGCGTTGTCCCCTACGGCGGCGGTACGGGGCTGGTGGGCGGGCAGGTGGCGCCCGAGGGTGCAGCACCCCTGATCCTGTCGCTGGAGCGGATGACCGCGATCCGCGACGTGCTGCCCGAGGAAAACGTGCTGGTCGCCGAGGCCGGCGTGATCCTCGCCGATATCCAGAAGGCCGCCGAGGACGCAGGCCGTCTGTTCCCGCTGAGCCTTGCCGCCGAAGGATCCGCCCGCATCGGCGGCAATCTGGCGACGAACGCGGGCGGCACGGGCGTGCTGCGCTACGGTAACGCGCGCGATCTGTGCCTGGGTCTTGAGGCCGTGCTGCCCGATGGGCAAATCTGGCACGGGCTGACGCGGCTGCGCAAGAACAACACCGGCTACGATCTGCGCCACCTGCTGATCGGCGCCGAGGGCACGCTGGGCGTGATCACCGCCGCCGCGCTGAAACTCTCCCCGCGGCCCGCGCGCACGGGCACGGCGCTTTTGGTGATCCGCGACGCCGCCGCAGCACTTAGCCTGCTGGCGCTGGCGCGTGACCAGATGGGAGAGACCGTCAGCGCGTTTGAGCTGATCCACCGACAAGGCTTTGATTTTCTGGCGGAAACCATGCCAGAGGTGCGTATCCCCTTTGACACGATCCCCGAATGGTCCGTCCTGATCGAGGTCGGGACCTCCGCCGCGCTCGACCCGGCGCAGGCGCTTGAGGCGCTGTTTGCCGCAGCCCTCGAGGACGGGCTGGTCAGCGATGGGCTGATCGCGCAGAGCGCCCAGCAGGGGCGGGATTTCTGGACCATCCGCGAAAGCATCCCGGAGGCGAACCGGCGCATCGGCTCGGTCTCGTCACACGACATTTCCGTGCCGCTGGGCGCGATACCGGGCTTCATCGGCGAAGCGGGGGAGCGATTGGCGAAACTGGGCGATTTCCGCATCAATTGTTTCGGCCATGTGGGCGACGGCAACCTGCACTACAACGTGTTTCCGCAGCCGGGACGCAGCCGCGCCGACCACAAAAACCAGCGCGACGCGATCAAGACCTGCGTGCATGATCTGGTGCACGAACTGGGCGGCAGCGTCTCTGCCGAGCATGGCGTAGGGCGGCTGAAGGTCGGGGATCTGGAACGCTATACCGATCCGGCAAAGCTATCGGCGATGCGCGCGATCAAGGCGGCGCTGGACCCGCGTGGCATCATGAACCCCGGCGCGGTGCTGCGCGCGGTCTAG